The Panthera uncia isolate 11264 chromosome C1 unlocalized genomic scaffold, Puncia_PCG_1.0 HiC_scaffold_3, whole genome shotgun sequence genomic sequence GCACGCGAACCCCAGGACCGACGGCCAGGCCACCTTCCGGTGCATCAGCTCCTTGATCAGTTACACGGGATGAACCGACTGTAGTTTATAAGCATTCCCAGAgccgggctgggctgggagctgggcaGCTACAGATGAAGGGTCCCAGCCCTGGAGCTCATGCGTTTCAGAGACGACAAACATCCCTTCCCTGGCCACAGCAGAACTTAAGGATGTGGAAAGCTGGTGGGGTCCTCCAGAGGCGAGCACCATTCTGCTGCCCTGGTGACAAATATAGGGCTGTCTCATCAAGTTACctttcccactctcactctctcatcAGGGACTTGCCTCTGTGACCTCCAAGGCATGAAGTGGCATCGGGGGCGTTCTGAGGGGACTCCATGCTGGTGTCTGAGCTTTTACAAAGGTAAGCTTGGCTCCTTGTCCCTCGGGGGCCCCGGCCCCGTGGCTGTGTCCTATTTCGCACCCGGTTCCAGCCTGGctcctgttctgtgtcttgaGCTGGCAGGTAGACGGGACAGCTCATCTGGGTCTCGCACGCTGCTCCTTCCATTCGGACCCCGAGCCGTTTCGGAGAAGTGTGATGTGAGAGAGTAATGTCTGGCAAGATTGGCTCTCCATCCAGAGGTGGGAAAGTGAACACCAGGTCCCGGAGCCCAACGGTGCCCAAGGCCTTTTCTTCAGCCCGAGTCCCGAGTGCCACTGACGTGAAggccttctctccatccccacgCTGCAGGGACCATGTGGTCAGGAACCGCATCTGGGTTCTCTTCTGGCAAATGAGTTCTAAGGGTCATTCATGGTTTGCTTTGTCACTTGTGGATGTTTTCATTATCCCCAAATTGACACTTACCTCTCAGTTACGTGAGAGCGTGGGCTCTGCGCCTCCTGGAGGAAGCCTTCTCGTGTTCTGCGTGCCATATCCATGATGCCGCCATGTTTCTTGCCTGCCTTCCTCATCGGGCCTGCATTCCTTGATGGCAGCAGGGAGCCAGCATtctgtggaggtggggggtggcctGGTCTTGCAGCCTACGTGGAGGGCACTGGCTACAGCACTGATGTGCGTTACTGTATTCAACACTGACAGGTGCAGTCACATCCCTGGCTGAGGACACCAGCCCAAGGAGAACAGAGCCCCGTGCTAAGAGAGGCTTTGAAGCAACAGGAACAGGTCCTGGCCCCTCGGTAGGAGATGGggggctcccccctccccaagcacAAGGTGATCTGGAAGAACTCAATTTACACCCTTGGCTCCTGTGGGCTGGGGGATCAGCAGAGGGCGGGATAATCCCAGCTTCTCGAGCAGATGGTTTCTGACTACCGCTTGACCCAGTTCCCTCCCAGCCGACTGGCAGTGGGGCTGACAGCTCTCCACCAGGGGAGCAAAACGTGGACCCTCCTCTcaaccttctcttccctcctcttacCAGCAAGGTTGAGATGGCTTTTGACTCTCCCTGGAGCCAGGTCAATGGGCAGGATGCTGCATCTTCCAAAGGCTCCCTCCAAGCCTTGTCCAGCTCGGGTGGGGCTCAGAGAGAAAACGGTTGTAGCCAAACAGGCAAGGACCGTTTCTGCGAGGGCTCttgctggggtgtgtgtgtgtgtgtgtgagcgcgcgCATGCTCAATTCTTCACTGGCTTCGTAACTTttctcatcattcattcatttgatcaACCAAGCATTAGTTGAATAAGCTACCCCTTATCTGGCATTAGACAGGGCCCATGAGACCCTTGCCCTCCAGGAGTCTGGGGCCCcacagaggagacagacagacgAGAGTATAACAACAGCCAGGCAGCAGGCCAGGGGACCTAATATGGCAAATAACTATTCAGGGCACAAGAGGGCCATGGTGGGCTTCACCAAGGAGGAGGGATCAGGCTGGGTCGTGAAGAACGGAGGAGTTTGCTAAATGGCTAGCGTCTGTGGTGATGGAAAGACCCAGAGGACCAGAGCACGTGTACCTGGGGGAAGATCCAAGCAAAGCCATGGAGGTGGGTCTCTCCTGGCTTAGGGCTACAACGCAGGAAGCAGAagtccctccttcctgcccagagATCACAGGCTCAGAGGATCCAGGATAGGTCAGGTGGTGCAAGCAGAGGCCATAGAGGGCTGCATATTTGGGAACAGCAGGGAACTGGGCTCTGGAGAAAGCCCTAAGGAGGCAGAAGGGCTGCCATTGTGGGGACcctcctggccccccccccccaacgtccTCTTGATAAACCCCTATCAGCCTCAATGGTCCCCCGTTGGAGACGCCAGGCACCTTCAGGGCGGTTCCTCAgattgggagggagggggcgctCGGCCTCCAGCTTCTGGGTCTCTGCGGGGCTACAGCCCGGGCTGAGCTCCACAGAGGCACGGGCAGGGGCAGGCCCAAAGCAGGCAGAAGGggagcgtgggggtggggggtggggaatgctGAGCTGGAGAACCCGCTCCAACTTTAGTTCCCCAATATCCTAGGAGAGCCAGAATGACTTCGCATCCTGATTCCGCCTCACAGTCCTGCCGGTTGCAGGACACGGCCACAGCGGGTGGGGGGTCTGGGTGAGCGAAGGGTGAGGGCAGGGTGGAGTTCCTTGGCCCCGGACGCTGCGCCCTGTCGGCCTTGTTGTGCTAGTCCACATCCAGGTGGGGGCGtcaggagagacagaaggaacgACTGCACTCGGCGTTCTGGATGGGTTGGGTGTTCGGTGTTCATTGACAGGGTGGCTTGTCTGGCTGCCCAAAAAACGATGCTTTAGAATCACAGTTTACAGGGTTCTGTGAGGAGCTTCACCAAGTTGCGTTGTTTGAGGCTCCCAGGGTGTGACATGTGTCATTGTCCTCTCCcattacagatgaggagatgggAAGCCGAGAGGGGGAAGACTACCCAAGGTCACTCCTACTAAGCTGCCAGTGGCTGAGTCTCCACTGGAACCCGGGTTTGTCTGAGACCCAGACCAACCACTTGGGGCGGGGGGATAGTGGTGCTGGAGACCTCGTCCTGGGGCTCGGAGCCGCCCTGACGCGAGGCTGGTTCCCCCGCACAGACGACGATTTCCCTGGGGCTTGGAGCCGGCAGAGGCAGCGGGTGGCCAGGCCTCCAGCGGCCGCCGCCTCCTTTACTCCTCCAGCCCGCGGGGCCCACGCCTCGCCCAGTGCGCCGGCGGCCCGAGGCGCTCGGCTAGGGCACTGCAGCCCGGGAGCGACATCCACCCGCGGAGCCAGCCCGGGGCCGCAACCGCCGCCCCCGCCTCGCCAAGCTCGAGAAGGTGCACCCCGGGAGGGCCGGGGGCGGCCGGCCGCCGCGGCGAGAGTTGTTTCTCCCGGTCGCAGAACGAGGGCAGGGCCTGCGCGAccgcggggaggggggcaagCACCGGGATCCCGGGCCGGGAGCCCGTCGGTGTCGCCCGCCGCCCAGTTGGGCGAGGGTCCGGGGCGCCCACGTGGTGGGAAAGTTTCGAGACTGCAAAAGTGGCCGGgcattgcggggggggggggaggggagcgggccGGCTCGCCCCTCCTTCCCGcgaaggcagaaaggaaaaaagcgGGGGGAAGCGGGGGTGGGCGTGGGGAGCGGGCGGCAGCGACCTGAACAGATTCCGCCCCCCCCCTCTCCGGGGGAAAGCCGGAGCGGGGAGGCACGGACAGCCTCCTCCCGCATGGCCAGGACGAGACTcgctcaccaccaccccccctttttttttatgccaACGTCTATCTCAACGCGCGCGCACTTACGGAGATTGTgcggcttttttttcccccttgggagAAAAAACGAGGAGAGTAAAAGAAGAGAGGGCAAAGAGAAGAACTCCtcggcaggctctgcaccgtgtCGCGGCCGGGCACGGGGACGCGGCCGCCACCCGCCCGCTCTCTCCCGGCCCTGCGGCGTGTGCCAGTGGGAGAGCGAGCTAGGGCACCCGCACCCGGGGACGCTGCGAGACTTTTAGGCGCTCGAACCaacctcgccgccgccgccgcaggcAGGAGAGACAGGGGCGAGAAGGGCCCTGCCTCCGCCTCGCCTTCCTCGCACGGCGCCCCGCGCCTGGCCGGCCCGCGCAGgcaggcggagggagggaggcagcgaGAAGGCGGGCGGAGCGGAGGCCCCGGCGGAGCGCGCAGCGGCCGGCCCGCCCGCCGGTGGATGCGGCGCCCCGGGAGCCTAGAGACAACTTTGCCGTGTGACGCGCCGGGAGGACTGCAGGGCCCGCGGCCGGGGGCTCCGCGCCGCCTCTGAGCGGGGCCGCGCGGCCAGCGCTCCCCGGCGCTCCCGCCACTGCGCTCGCCCCGTTCCGCCGCCCACCCGCCGGCCCGCGGCGAAGACTACCGGCCCGTCGCCGGCAGCCGCGGCCCTTCCTCGGCGCTCAGGTGCGAGCGCGGGGCCCCGCCGCAGCGCCCGCCGCAGCGCCGCGCCAAGCCGCGCCCGGCTCCGCTCCGGGGACTCGGGCGCCTTCGCTTCCGTCTCGGCCAAGTTGCGTCGACCAGCCCTTTCGCCACCTTCCCCTCGCGGCGGCCAAGGCGCCGCCACCGCCGCTTTCGCTTCACCGGAGCTGGGGGCTGCGGGGCCCCGACGCGGAGAGGATGGGGGGAAGGCTGCAGATGCCGAGGCGCCCTGAGACGCCCGCGCGGCAGTGACCCTCCGACCCCCTCCTCGGCTGCGCGCCTCTCCGGCCCCCGCGGCCCTCGGCGCCCCTTCCCCGTCGCGCGGGNNNNNNNNNNNNNNNNNNNNNNNNNNNNNNNNNNNNNNNNNNNNNNNNNNNNNNNNNNNNNNNNNNNNNNNNNNNNNNNNNNNNNNNNNNNNNNNNNNNNNNNNNNNNNNNNNNNNNNNNNNNNNNNNNNNNNNNNNNNNNNNNNNNNNNNNNNNNNNNNNNNNNNNNNNNNNNNNNNNNNNNNNNNNNNNNNNNNNNNNNNNNNNNNNNNNNNNNNNNNNNNNNNNNNNNNNNNNNNNNNNNNNNNNNNNNNNNNNNNNNNNNNNNNNNNNNNNNNNNNNNNNNNNNNNNNNNNNNNNNNNNNNNNNNNNNNNNNNNNNNNNNNNNNNNNNNNNNNNNNNNNNNNNNNNNNNNNNNNNNNNNNNNNNNNNNNNNNNNNNNNNNNNNNNNNNNNNNNNNNGCGCGCCGGGAGCCCGGAGCCCGGCCCTGCGCTCGGCTTGGCTCGCCTCGCGGCGGGCGCCCTCGTCGCCAGCGGCGCACCATGGACGGGCTGCCCGGTCGGGCGCTGGGGGCCGCCTGCCTCTTGCTGCTGGCGGCCGGCTGGTTGGGGCCCGAGGCCTGGGGCTCGCCCACGCCCCCGCCTTCgcccgccgcgccgccgccgcccccgccgcccggaGCCCCCGGCGGCTCGCAGGACACCTGCACGTCGTGCGGCGGCTTCCGGCGGCCAGAGGAGCTGGGCCGGGTGGACGGCGACTTCCTGGAGGCGGTGAAGCGACACATCTTGAGCCGCCTGCAGATGCGGGGCCGACCCAACATCACGCACGCCGTGCCCAAGGCCGCCATGGTCACGGCCCTGCGCAAGCTGCACGCGGGCAAGGTGCGCGAAGACGGCCGCGTGGAGATCCCGCACCTCGACGGCCACGCCAGCCCGGGCGCCGACGGCCAGGAGCGCGTCTCTGAGATCATCAGCTTCGCCGAGACAGGTGGGTCGGTCCCACGGGCGGCCAGCTGCGGCCCTCATTCCCCACCCTCTTCCACTCCCTTCTCCTTGCCCGTTCTGGCCGCCGCAGCCAGTGCACCTTGGGGGAAACGTGGACTCCCGGCCCTGCCGTTCGCCCCTGGCCCTGTGCACCCCGTCCTGGTTGCCGTCCTCCTCCCTCAGGCAGCGTACCCCTGCTCCCCCGTCCCCGCCGCTGAGCGCCTCGCCCTCCACCACTGCTCTGAAACCGGGCCCCAGCGCCTCTGGGCGCGCATCCCCCTCCCGGCAGATGCGTGCGGCCCTGGCTCCGCGGGCACTTGCTTGGTGATtgcttaatgtttttgtttcccaCGATCGGAGTGTAGGCTTAGCAGTGTGGTTGGAGATGTGTGTGCTTGTTGATATCCGTGGGCCGGagaagtaagtgtgtgtgtgtgtgtgtgtgtgtgtgtgtgtgtgcgcgcgcgcgcgcctgtGCCTGCGTGAGAGGCCCCGGGGCCGCTTCCATCGCCGGGCAGCGTGGGCTTGCCAGGATTGCTGAAGCCTCACTGGGGAGAGCTAGGCAACCTCTCTTCCGATTGTGTGGGCACCGGAATCGGGCGGAAGGCAGGCTTCTCAACAGGTCCCATCATTTACGCAGAGAAAGACGCGGCTTGGGGGCAGCCCCGTGCCTCTAGGCTTGCCTGGCAGCGGCAGCAGCCCCCTCACTTTAGAGCCGCAGAGTTGGTAGTTAACAAAGGGTAGGAGTCCTTTTGGGAATTTTCTTCCGGCCCTGGATTGCAAATTTCTACCACTAAAtataataatagagaaaatctttcggaactttaaaagaagaaggaaaatgtgcCCGCGCGGAAATGCTGCAAGTGCTTTCCACTCCGCTGTCCTTTTCAGGACTTGAATGAGCCAGGCTGGCTTTTGTGCCTGGAGCTCAGCCCCATTTGTGCCGAGGGGACTGCGGAGAAGGTCGCAGAGGGGGAAGCCCTGGTgcgggctgggctggggtgggcagggagcttgtgggaggggggagcggTTGTGTCACCAGGCTGAAAATGCCCCCCACTCTTCCAGGCAGCAGGCAGACGGTGCTGGTGCCGCCTGGGGATGAAAAGGGATGAAAAGTTTTGCATGGCCGAGTgtggagaaaagcagagacaatCGGGCTGGTTTGTGCTTAGAAAGAAATGCATTGCCGTTTTAGCTGTCCGACCGAGTCAGGGAAAGCTCGACATGCAATTAGAGAGCTTGGATTAAAAGGTGCTTTGGGGCCCAGAGTAGAAATGTGATTCTGGAAGGTCGAGGAGGCCTTTTGGTCCCGGTGGCACAAAATGACAGCGGGGGCTGGTATATTTCTGGTCCGTTTCACGGAGCCAGCTCTTTGACTTATAAATAACAGATTCAGGTCACAGGCAGCTCGTCCAAGACCAGCTTTTAAGGCTGCACTTTCCCCCATTTCAAAGTCAGATGTCAGTGTTATTAGAGGAGCCAGGCGAAGCCTGAGGAGGGGGCTGCAGGGCGGTGGTAGGAGGTTTGATAAAACCAGCTATGGCCACACAGTTGCCTTATTTGTTCTtcttgcctaaaaaaaaaaaaaaaaaaaaaaaaaagagagagagagagaaagaaagaaaaagaaaaagaaaaaagtacaaattgTCAGAAGAGTCACTGAAAAATGTAGGATGAGCGTGTGTAGTTGTATCTCGGTTGGCATGGTTTCTCTTCTTGTTGAGCTGAATTATGGAGGAAACTTAACAAGCCAGTTCCCCTTTTCCTCGGAGATTTTGAACGCGCCATTAACGGGGAGCCAGTGTCTCACGAAAGGAGTGGACCTCAAGTTTCAAGGCTGAAGGTCCTGTCCCTTGGAACCAGTCAGAAACGAGGGCTGCGCTTTGCAGCCTGCAAAGCACACGTTCCCGTGTCAGAAATCTGAGCAGAGCTCGCTTGTTTGCAGTGGAGGATCCACTGGGGGTTGGATCAGATCATGCTTAGGTAAACACTAGGAAGAGGCAGTAGGTGGCTCAGCTTGATTTTGCAATGCCCGGagttaaccaaaaaaaaaaaaaaaaaaaaaattctctactgAAACAACCCACCCCAAAATCCTCGGTGCGatcctggttttgttttccagatttcaCAGATACCCATAACAACTTGTTAAGATCTTGGCCTCTTGACAAGTTCCTCTGTTGAGCTTTGAGGCCTGACAGCCTGTCTCCAGGGAGCCCTGGCCTGGGAGAGGTGAGGCAGGATTTTATAGGCCCGGACCCTCCAGCTCCAAGTCGGTCCGGGTTTCTcaatggaaaatgatttttctctgcctctcccaggttCCAGTGAGAGGCCCTGGCCCCAGAAACTGTATTTCTGGTCAATAACGTTTTCCAGCTGCGTGGCAAGTTCACATTGCAGCATCAGGCAGCAGAGTGTCTTTCCGCGTTGCCTCGTGTTCTCCTTGAATTAACTTGGCCTGCTCTCCCACTTCTCCGCAGATGGCCTTGCCTCCTCCCGGGTCCGCCTGTACTTCTTCATCTCCAACGAAGGCAACCAGAACCTGTTTGTGGTGCAGGCCAGCCTGTGGCTTTACCTGAAGCTCCTGCCCTACGTCCTGGAGAAGGGCAGTCGGAGGAAGGTGCGGGTCAAGGTGTACTTCCAGGAGCAGGGTCACGGCGACCGGTGGAACGTGGTGGAGAAGAAGGTGGACCTCAAGCGCAGCGGCTGGCACACCTTCCCGCTCACCGAGGCCATCCAGTCGTTGTTCGAGCGGGGCGAGCGCCGGCTCAACCTGGACGTGCAGTGTGACGGCTGCCAGGAGCTGGCCGTGGTGCCGGTGTTCGTGGACCCCGGTGAGGAGTCGCACCGGCCCTTTGTGGTGGTGCAGGCGCGGCTGGGTGACAGCAGGCACCGCATCCGCAAGCGGGGCCTGGAGTGCGATGGCCGGACCAACCTCTGTTGCAGGCAACAGTTCTTCATCGACTTCCGCCTCATCGGCTGGAACGACTGGATCATCGCGCCCACCGGCTACTACGGGAACTACTGTGAGGGCAGCTGCCCGGCCTACCTGGCAGGGGTCCCCGGCTCCGCCTCCTCCTTCCACACGGCCGTGGTGAACCAGTACCgcatgcggggcctgaaccccgGCACGGTGAACTCCTGCTGtatccccaccaagctgagcacCATGTCCATGCTCTACTTCGACGACGAGTACAACATCGTCAAGAGGGACGTGCCCAACATGATTGTGGAGGAGTGTGGCTGCGCCTGACCGCGGCGGGGCTGCGGCGGCGGGGCGCAAGGGCAGTCCCAGAGGGTCTCCTGCCAGCCCCTGTGGGCACCGGGGGCCCAGCCGGCTGAGCGCGGTCCTTCCGGTCCTCCCGTTGGGCTGCCCGGGAGGTGCCGGGGCGAGGcctgaaatatttttctactaCTTCATCGAGCAATCAGTCAAAGCCAGAGCAAGAACCCTCAACTGACATGAAATACTTTCAGATGCACACGTAGACACGCACAGCCAGACGCATCCTGCCACCCACACAGCAGCCTCCAGGATACCAGCAAATGGATGCGGTGACAAATGGCAGCTTAGCTACAAATGCCTGTCAGTCGGAGAGAATGGGGTGAACAGCCACCGTTCCCACCAGCTGGCCCGGCCACTCTGAATCGCGCCTTCCGAGCACACATAAAAGCACAAAGacagagacgcagagagagagagagagagagagagagagagagagagaacgagagagagcgCACGGGAGCCACAGACAGGAAAAGCAGATGCGGGGGTGGGGAGCGTGCGGACAGGCGGGAGGGCTGCGTGGCCCCCTTTGCTTGTGTGCAAAGCCTGCCATGCCTCAGCATCTCCTGGCTCAGACGTGttggcttccttccctgcctgggATCCTTCATGCTGCAGGACCAGGGGGGCCTGTCTTTTCCCACCCTTGTGGAGAGAAAGAGGCCCAGAAAGGACACAACCTGCCAGAGACCGTGGAGCAGTGGCAATGACCGTTTGACTGTTGCTTGGGTCCCTGGCGTgacttctgtgtgtgtttgttttggggtagggagggagggagaggaggagggtctTAATTTGATGCTTTAACTGATCACTAGCAGTTGACAGGTCATTCATTCCAGTTGTATAAttgaaaagggattttttttttttaaccaagtatgaccttttaagttaaaatttgaaTTGTTTTACACGGGAAGAAAACTAAAAGTTGCAATCTGTGCCCTTCACTGGGGATGTTCCTCTAGGACTTATTGGGGAGGGGTGGAAATGACCCCCGAGGCAGGGGAATGAGCCCCGAGGAGGAAATGGTGCAGTGGAGGCATTCTGGAAATGCtggtgttggggggtgggggtgcctccTCCCCCAgcggggttgtgggaggggagcagTTTAGCCGGTCTTGGAGAGATGGGGAAGGCTTTCAGCTGCTTTACAGAAGTTGCCCGTGTGGGTCCCGGCCACCAGGGCCGGCCATGGACGTGGCCCCAGCCTGCTCGCCTGCCCGCCTGCCCCTCCTAGCACTTGCCGACTTGCCTGAACGCACATGATATAGCACTTGCCCAACTGCGTGTGTCCAGAAGTGGCCCTTGGCATATCACTGAACTCGCTCACCCCCAGATGTCCAAGTGCCACGTGAACTATGCAATTTAAAGGGTTGACCCACACTAGACGAAACTGGACTCGTACgactctttttatattttttatacttgaaatgaaatcctttgcttcttttttaagcGAATGATTGCTTTTAATGTTTGCACTGATTTAGTTGCATGATTAGTCAGAAACTGCCATttgaaaaaagaagttatttttatagcagcaaaaaaaaaaatacagttaaatgTATTATACATAATTTTGGAACCAAAGAGGCCAACagatcagttttaatttttattagatgGTGAGGCCATCTTCTGTGAGGTAGACGTTGTGAACAATCCCGTGAGTGGCCTGCCAACGTTTCAGGGTATAAATGGATTTTGTTTATTCAGTTTGATGTGTCTTTTCTATCTTCACACACCCAGAAGGTACAGTAAAAATGACTATGGTAGAATGCAGGTGTGCGTCCTTAATTCCccacctttatgtttatttaataaagcTCCCCTTAGGTTCTGtttcataataatttaaaaccaaACAATTTTCCCATAGACTTGCTGTTAAAGTATTTTACATCTGTGTacagtttaagaaaataaaagatcgAGTGCCACAGGCTTCCTGCCTGGTGTGGTGTGTGGGGCGGTGGGGTCCGGGCTGGAGGCGGTGGCGGGGAGGAGGGCGGCGGCCAGGCGTCCAGCTTTGACGCTGGTTGCCTCCGCGGCCCGCTCCCGGCGCTCTCTGAGTCCTTGCCACGAGCACGGATGTCAGTCGGAGAGGCCAGGAAAAATGGCAGAAGATCAACATGAAGGACAATTAGCAAATCCAGGAATTACACGTTTGTTTACCCTCCTTCTCCCGAGACTAATTATGTTTTACTAAAGGCGCATCTATTACCGCTTGAAAGTGCCAGTTTGAGCCCCCTTCCCTGGAAGGAAATGTAAAACCTGGAAGGTTGAAGTGCAGCTGACCTCCGTGCCCTGTATTTACTGATCTAGGTGACTGTAACCCAGAAGAGGCTAGGGCCTTGGGAACAGAAGGGTGAACAGAAAGGAGGCCGTGAGTATGCTAACTGTCCTTGCCTGTGGGGATTTGAACTGGagtaggtggtggtggtggttttagtACTACTGACAGATGTCCAACTGCAATGGCAGGTCTGACTTGAGACACCCACAAAGTGCTGTTGTATGTCATGCTTTTTTGGGGAAGCGATTTCACCATTTTCCAAAGTCGGGAATCTGAGGTGCGGAAAGGTTCAGAGCTTGCCCGAGGTCAACACAGCTGGCACAGGCACCCTGGGCGCTTGAGCCCAGGTGCCGTGGCCGGGCCACCTGTTCTCTGGGAGGACGGCAGCCCTAAAGCCTCGCCTTCATCCGAGGCCCTGCAGAGCCATGGGGCTGGGCCTTGGTCTTTGGGTCACATGTGGTCTTCCCAGAAAATCTCAGGACAGTTGAGCAGGTGGGACCTTACAGATTGATTTAACCCCGTGAAGGTaacagtggggaaactgagggaggCCCTGGGCAGCTGGAGGGACATATCTCGATTTACACAGCCATCTGGTAGCAGGAGGCAGCCTCTGGCCTCTTTTCCCATCCTTTGCCTATCCGAGAGAGCTACTGCTCCGCCGGCGTTTTGTCCTAAGGGGTGGATTTATTGATCTGCAAAGTCTACAGACGGTATACAAGTTAATAGGGGTGAAGaggaaaatttcattaaaaaagacCTGGCCTGGGCATTTGGGGTGTAAGTCAGGATCCAGCCGCTTCTCTGCTCTGCAGTGGGCTGCATCCACCTGCTGCTGGCTGCTCCAGGCCCTTGAtccagcccctgcccacccctgacCCAGGAACTTTCGCCGGCAGCCTCTAGGAGGGGCAGTGTAAGTCACCAGGGTCCCACACTGTTTGGATATTGAGCACCTCCTGGGACCCACCTCTGGGGCTGAGCTTTACAGGGTGGTCCCTGGATCCCACCATTAGTCCCAGGAAGGGTCTGGGACTCTGAGGTCATGAGGCCAGTGGGCTGGGAGATGGTCTCTTGAGTGGTACTCTGCTGCCCTTTGCAGGCATACGTGCCTGTGCGCTCCGGTCCCCCTGGGGCAACGGTAGTTGGCAATTACTTTTCCTGACAGGTGCCGTGGGGACAGGCATGCCTCCTCTGTCCCAGGGCTGAGTGTTCTTTCTCCAGTAGGGATGCACATCTTCCTTCCTGTGCTTCTGGGGCCAATTGGCTCCcctgttccttcttcctcattCAGTCCTTAGTCCTTTTCTGCCTACTGCTTTTTCCCATTCTCTGCCCTTATCTTCCCAGTGGGCCTGGCCTGAGGGCCCCACCTCTCCCTGGCGATGCCCTTGGAACCCCACAGCGCAGGCCCAGAGAGCAAGCCTCCCACACCGCTCAGCAAGTCCAGCGCCTGTGACCCTGAGCCCTCCTGCGCTGCTTTAAggttcctcttccttcccccgtgtccctctcttccttcttccggCCACCAGGCTGTTAGCCTCTCATAGGACAAATGGGTCACACGGGGCCAGCCAGAGCCAGAGGCTGCTTCCCTACCTGCCTCAAATGTCTCCACCCCCTATCCGCTGTGAT encodes the following:
- the INHBB gene encoding inhibin beta B chain, which produces MDGLPGRALGAACLLLLAAGWLGPEAWGSPTPPPSPAAPPPPPPPGAPGGSQDTCTSCGGFRRPEELGRVDGDFLEAVKRHILSRLQMRGRPNITHAVPKAAMVTALRKLHAGKVREDGRVEIPHLDGHASPGADGQERVSEIISFAETDGLASSRVRLYFFISNEGNQNLFVVQASLWLYLKLLPYVLEKGSRRKVRVKVYFQEQGHGDRWNVVEKKVDLKRSGWHTFPLTEAIQSLFERGERRLNLDVQCDGCQELAVVPVFVDPGEESHRPFVVVQARLGDSRHRIRKRGLECDGRTNLCCRQQFFIDFRLIGWNDWIIAPTGYYGNYCEGSCPAYLAGVPGSASSFHTAVVNQYRMRGLNPGTVNSCCIPTKLSTMSMLYFDDEYNIVKRDVPNMIVEECGCA